The proteins below are encoded in one region of Helianthus annuus cultivar XRQ/B chromosome 2, HanXRQr2.0-SUNRISE, whole genome shotgun sequence:
- the LOC110885799 gene encoding acidic repeat-containing protein isoform X2: MGRTRERAWRGSSIHPLKPTQKISSITGKTKECARGNTNTQIPNKKLKPTTKLLDDDSDVEMFEPKQQHCELIEIVSSTSVSLLDDDDDDDDDVDNDGSGGDDDDDDDDVDNDGSAGDDDDDDVDNDGSAGDDDDDDNVEISTSKQEHCESVSVLAEASKKISSSVTSKADDIIITNQKEIDTTGESRKEMNVIEDDSHSPEWAQALEPRAVISVLEKVRADIPQPKPTEQEHRELDEHVSSMSDSLLDDNDNDDDDDDDVEFVVPKQEQCELVENTSPMSDSLEKNSSCQSDIVCVQGYKVKRNNATILEAIFKKHGDIAANCVFKTSSTRTHFLEVVCEVVRRIQTDDMDEMVEDIECQVSDAEAANVNVSWIRAHFEAFHKRKETSKKYSLLMEMKSNTVLVKQAAQMDLRERCAELMSAKERIKDAERCVRVLHLVEKNLNDDILESKSKLDSWVDHPVV, translated from the exons ATGGGCAGGACGAGGGAACGTGCTTGGAGAGGCTCAAGCATTCACCCACTAAAACCGACACAAAAG ATTAGTTCTATAACGGGCAAGACAAAGGAATGTGCTCGGGGAAACACAAACACTCAGATACCAAATAAGAAGCTAAAACCGACAACAAAG ttACTCGATGATGATAGTGATGTAGAAATGTTTGAGCCTAAGCAGCAACACTGCGAGTTGATTGAAATTGTGTCTTCTACGTCGGTTTCT TtacttgatgatgatgatgatgatgatgatgatgttgataatGATGGTagcggtggtgatgatgatgatgatgatgatgatgttgataatGATGGTAGTgccggtgatgatgatgatgatgatgttgataatGATGGTAGTgccggtgatgatgatgatgatgacaatgTAGAAATATCAACCTCGAAGCAAGAACATTGTGAGTCGGTTTCT GTTTTAGCAGAAGCTTCCAAGAAAATCTCTTCTTCAGTGACTAGTAAAGCTGATGACATCATCATCACAAACCAGAAAGAAATTGACACCACCGGAGAGTCTCGAAAAGAGATGAATGTAATTGAAGATGACTCACACTCACCGGAGTGGGCCCAGGCTCTTGAACCA AGAGCGGTTATTTCAGTTCTTGAAAAAGTGAGAGCTGATATTCCACAACCGAAGCCCACCGAGCAGGAACACCGTGAGTTGGATGAACATGTGTCTTCTATGTCCGATTCG TTACttgatgataatgataatgatgacGACGACGATGATGATGTAGAATTCGTAGTCCCCAAGCAGGAACAATGTGAGTTGGTTGAAAATACGTCTCCTATGTCAGATTC GCTGGAAAAGAACTCATCTTGTCAAAGTGACATAGTTTGTGTCCAAGGCTACAAAGTGAAGCGAAATAATGCAACAATTCTTGAAGCCATTTTCAAGAAGCATGGTGACATTGCAGCTAATTGTGTATTCAAAACATCTTCTACGAGAACACATTTCCTCGAGGTTGTTTGTGAAGTCGTTAGGCGAATTCAAACCGATGATATGGATGAGATGGTGGAAGATATAGAGTGCCAAGTGTCGGATGCAGAAGCCGCCAACGTTAATGTGTCATGGATTCGAGCGCACTTCGAAGCTTTTCACAAAAGAAAGGAGACTAGTAAAAAGTACAGTTTGCTTATGGAAATGAAATCAAACACCGTTTTGGTTAAACAAGCGGCCCAAATGGATCTGAGAGAGAGATGTGCGGAGCTAATGAGTGCGAAAGAACGGATTAAAGATGCTGAAAGGTGTGTGAGAGTGTTGCATCTTGTTGAAAAGAATCTAAATGACGATATCTTGGAATCGAAGTCTAAACTAGACTCATGGGTAGATCATCCGGTTGTATAG
- the LOC110885799 gene encoding skeletal aspartic acid-rich protein 1 isoform X1, whose translation MGRTRERAWRGSSIHPLKPTQKISSITGKTKECARGNTNTQIPNKKLKPTTKLLDDDSDVEMFEPKQQHCELIEIVSSTSVSLLDDDDDDDDDVDNDGSGGDDDDDDDDVDNDGSAGDDDDDDVDNDGSAGDDDDDDNVEISTSKQEHCESVSVLAEASKKISSSVTSKADDIIITNQKEIDTTGESRKEMNVIEDDSHSPEWAQALEPVRKLPTNVGARIRRCVYESLNRNPPNWAVEILEHSISKGVYKGNASGPTKRAVISVLEKVRADIPQPKPTEQEHRELDEHVSSMSDSLLDDNDNDDDDDDDVEFVVPKQEQCELVENTSPMSDSLEKNSSCQSDIVCVQGYKVKRNNATILEAIFKKHGDIAANCVFKTSSTRTHFLEVVCEVVRRIQTDDMDEMVEDIECQVSDAEAANVNVSWIRAHFEAFHKRKETSKKYSLLMEMKSNTVLVKQAAQMDLRERCAELMSAKERIKDAERCVRVLHLVEKNLNDDILESKSKLDSWVDHPVV comes from the exons ATGGGCAGGACGAGGGAACGTGCTTGGAGAGGCTCAAGCATTCACCCACTAAAACCGACACAAAAG ATTAGTTCTATAACGGGCAAGACAAAGGAATGTGCTCGGGGAAACACAAACACTCAGATACCAAATAAGAAGCTAAAACCGACAACAAAG ttACTCGATGATGATAGTGATGTAGAAATGTTTGAGCCTAAGCAGCAACACTGCGAGTTGATTGAAATTGTGTCTTCTACGTCGGTTTCT TtacttgatgatgatgatgatgatgatgatgatgttgataatGATGGTagcggtggtgatgatgatgatgatgatgatgatgttgataatGATGGTAGTgccggtgatgatgatgatgatgatgttgataatGATGGTAGTgccggtgatgatgatgatgatgacaatgTAGAAATATCAACCTCGAAGCAAGAACATTGTGAGTCGGTTTCT GTTTTAGCAGAAGCTTCCAAGAAAATCTCTTCTTCAGTGACTAGTAAAGCTGATGACATCATCATCACAAACCAGAAAGAAATTGACACCACCGGAGAGTCTCGAAAAGAGATGAATGTAATTGAAGATGACTCACACTCACCGGAGTGGGCCCAGGCTCTTGAACCAGTAAGAAAGCTACCAACTAATGTGGGGGCAAGAATTAGAAGATGTGTTTATGAATCTCTGAATAGAAATCCACCCAATTGGGCCGTAGAGATTCTCGAACACTCCATTAGCAAAGGAGTTTATAAGGGAAATGCATCAGGACCCACAAAG AGAGCGGTTATTTCAGTTCTTGAAAAAGTGAGAGCTGATATTCCACAACCGAAGCCCACCGAGCAGGAACACCGTGAGTTGGATGAACATGTGTCTTCTATGTCCGATTCG TTACttgatgataatgataatgatgacGACGACGATGATGATGTAGAATTCGTAGTCCCCAAGCAGGAACAATGTGAGTTGGTTGAAAATACGTCTCCTATGTCAGATTC GCTGGAAAAGAACTCATCTTGTCAAAGTGACATAGTTTGTGTCCAAGGCTACAAAGTGAAGCGAAATAATGCAACAATTCTTGAAGCCATTTTCAAGAAGCATGGTGACATTGCAGCTAATTGTGTATTCAAAACATCTTCTACGAGAACACATTTCCTCGAGGTTGTTTGTGAAGTCGTTAGGCGAATTCAAACCGATGATATGGATGAGATGGTGGAAGATATAGAGTGCCAAGTGTCGGATGCAGAAGCCGCCAACGTTAATGTGTCATGGATTCGAGCGCACTTCGAAGCTTTTCACAAAAGAAAGGAGACTAGTAAAAAGTACAGTTTGCTTATGGAAATGAAATCAAACACCGTTTTGGTTAAACAAGCGGCCCAAATGGATCTGAGAGAGAGATGTGCGGAGCTAATGAGTGCGAAAGAACGGATTAAAGATGCTGAAAGGTGTGTGAGAGTGTTGCATCTTGTTGAAAAGAATCTAAATGACGATATCTTGGAATCGAAGTCTAAACTAGACTCATGGGTAGATCATCCGGTTGTATAG
- the LOC110885799 gene encoding late secretory pathway protein AVL9 isoform X3 encodes MGRTRERAWRGSSIHPLKPTQKISSITGKTKECARGNTNTQIPNKKLKPTTKLLDDDSDVEMFEPKQQHCELIEIVSSTSVSLLDDDDDDDDDVDNDGSGGDDDDDDDDVDNDGSAGDDDDDDVDNDGSAGDDDDDDNVEISTSKQEHCESVSVLAEASKKISSSVTSKADDIIITNQKEIDTTGESRKEMNVIEDDSHSPEWAQALEPVRKLPTNVGARIRRCVYESLNRNPPNWAVEILEHSISKGVYKGNASGPTKRAVISVLEKVRADIPQPKPTEQEHRELDEHVSSMSDSLLDDNDNDDDDDDDVEFVVPKQEQSGKELILSK; translated from the exons ATGGGCAGGACGAGGGAACGTGCTTGGAGAGGCTCAAGCATTCACCCACTAAAACCGACACAAAAG ATTAGTTCTATAACGGGCAAGACAAAGGAATGTGCTCGGGGAAACACAAACACTCAGATACCAAATAAGAAGCTAAAACCGACAACAAAG ttACTCGATGATGATAGTGATGTAGAAATGTTTGAGCCTAAGCAGCAACACTGCGAGTTGATTGAAATTGTGTCTTCTACGTCGGTTTCT TtacttgatgatgatgatgatgatgatgatgatgttgataatGATGGTagcggtggtgatgatgatgatgatgatgatgatgttgataatGATGGTAGTgccggtgatgatgatgatgatgatgttgataatGATGGTAGTgccggtgatgatgatgatgatgacaatgTAGAAATATCAACCTCGAAGCAAGAACATTGTGAGTCGGTTTCT GTTTTAGCAGAAGCTTCCAAGAAAATCTCTTCTTCAGTGACTAGTAAAGCTGATGACATCATCATCACAAACCAGAAAGAAATTGACACCACCGGAGAGTCTCGAAAAGAGATGAATGTAATTGAAGATGACTCACACTCACCGGAGTGGGCCCAGGCTCTTGAACCAGTAAGAAAGCTACCAACTAATGTGGGGGCAAGAATTAGAAGATGTGTTTATGAATCTCTGAATAGAAATCCACCCAATTGGGCCGTAGAGATTCTCGAACACTCCATTAGCAAAGGAGTTTATAAGGGAAATGCATCAGGACCCACAAAG AGAGCGGTTATTTCAGTTCTTGAAAAAGTGAGAGCTGATATTCCACAACCGAAGCCCACCGAGCAGGAACACCGTGAGTTGGATGAACATGTGTCTTCTATGTCCGATTCG TTACttgatgataatgataatgatgacGACGACGATGATGATGTAGAATTCGTAGTCCCCAAGCAGGAACAAT CTGGAAAAGAACTCATCTTGTCAAAGTGA